The Methanomethylovorans hollandica DSM 15978 genome includes a region encoding these proteins:
- a CDS encoding cation diffusion facilitator family transporter: MDTRYRKIRNIMILILFLNLAVSVAKISYGMLTNTLSMQSDGYHSLFDGVSNIVGLVGIQVASKPPDAEHPYGHRKFETLASVFIAVLLISVALKIVSSAFSRFGSSDVPEVTLISFLIMIGTMMVNYFVTTYEYRSGKKLQSEVLIADSMHTKSDIYVSLSVIIGLIAIKAGFPIIDPLISVVIAGVIIRAGYSIVIQSASVLCDQSQLDPGEICKVAYSIKGVLECTTIRTRGVAGNIFMDMRIGVRHDLSIVESDLIAHQVEDKLKERFDGVQDVVIHIEPVSIEPAS, encoded by the coding sequence ATGGATACACGCTACAGAAAAATCCGAAACATAATGATTCTTATTTTGTTTCTCAATCTGGCAGTTTCGGTTGCTAAGATCAGCTATGGAATGCTGACAAATACGTTAAGTATGCAATCCGATGGTTATCATTCTTTATTCGATGGTGTTTCCAATATAGTAGGTTTAGTTGGTATTCAAGTAGCCTCCAAGCCACCAGATGCAGAACATCCATACGGACACCGCAAGTTTGAAACATTAGCTTCCGTTTTTATTGCAGTGCTGCTTATATCCGTGGCTCTTAAAATAGTAAGTTCTGCATTTTCCAGGTTTGGCAGCAGTGATGTTCCTGAAGTTACTTTGATAAGCTTCTTGATAATGATAGGAACAATGATGGTCAATTACTTTGTCACAACCTATGAGTATAGAAGCGGAAAGAAACTTCAAAGTGAAGTGCTTATTGCCGATTCGATGCACACTAAAAGTGATATATATGTTTCTCTCTCTGTAATCATTGGGCTCATTGCTATCAAAGCAGGCTTCCCAATAATCGACCCTTTGATTTCTGTTGTCATTGCAGGAGTGATCATACGCGCAGGTTACTCTATCGTCATACAAAGTGCATCTGTGCTATGTGACCAGTCACAGCTTGACCCCGGGGAAATATGTAAGGTAGCCTATTCAATAAAAGGGGTTTTGGAGTGTACAACTATACGAACGAGAGGAGTAGCAGGTAACATATTTATGGATATGAGAATAGGAGTCCGGCATGACCTCTCTATTGTCGAATCAGATTTAATTGCCCACCAAGTTGAAGACAAATTGAAAGAACGTTTCGATGGAGTACAAGATGTAGTCATTCACATAGAGCCCGTTTCAATCGAGCCTGCATCTTAA
- a CDS encoding copper-translocating P-type ATPase — protein MGNDEMSIHEHMQHDMGQQTMEHHPSHVEQGDMKRGEHSPLAKHAEHTNHHAMMVEDFKKRFFVSIIITIPVLLLSPIIREFLFTLGITVPGFSGDIYVLFLLSTVLFFYGGWPFLKGIRDELTSHAPGMMTLIAIAITVAYVYSSLVVFGLMGMIFFWELATLIDIMLLGHWLEMRSIMGTSKALEELARLLPSDAHRVDTNGNVNDVPLEEIIAGDLLLVKPGEKIPADGVVVEGNTSVNEAMLTGESKPVTKIKDKEVIGGSINGEGAIKIKVKKTGAGSFLSQVVALVREAQESKSHTQDLADRAAKWLTIISLSVGTLTLLVWTLLIQANFAFSLERAVTVMVITCPHALGLAIPLVVAISSALAARNGLLIRNRVAFENARNLNAIIFDKTGTLTQGKFGITETVIFDATMDEKELLKYATSVEANSEHHIARGIAASMEDMYNVEDFLSIPGKGAQGMVEGKEVKVVSPGYLREQGINVENEVVDKLRSQGKTVVYVMMDGIVKGAIALADIIRPESKLAISTLKEIGIKCMMLTGDNEQVARWVAEEIGLDEYFAEVLPQEKAAKVKEVQSRGLVVAMTGDGVNDAPALAQADIGIAIGAGTDVAVETADIILVKSNPKDVVSIVVLSRATYRKMLQNLFWATGYNVVAIPLAAGVLYNQGILLSPAVGAVLMSLSTIIVAINARFLSMTGLQNPELDLHP, from the coding sequence ATGGGGAATGATGAGATGTCAATCCATGAGCACATGCAGCATGATATGGGGCAGCAGACAATGGAACACCACCCATCTCATGTGGAACAAGGGGACATGAAGCGTGGTGAACATAGTCCACTGGCTAAACACGCCGAACATACTAACCATCACGCAATGATGGTGGAAGATTTCAAGAAACGCTTTTTTGTCTCTATTATCATCACTATCCCTGTGCTTTTACTGTCTCCCATCATCCGTGAGTTCCTTTTTACATTAGGGATAACAGTTCCCGGTTTCTCCGGAGACATTTATGTACTATTCTTGTTGTCTACGGTCCTATTTTTCTACGGAGGCTGGCCCTTCCTTAAGGGAATCAGGGATGAACTGACTTCACATGCTCCTGGTATGATGACCCTGATAGCTATAGCTATCACAGTTGCATATGTCTACAGCAGTCTGGTCGTGTTTGGCCTAATGGGAATGATCTTCTTTTGGGAACTGGCAACGCTTATAGATATCATGCTTCTGGGACACTGGCTGGAGATGCGCTCTATAATGGGAACATCAAAGGCACTTGAAGAACTGGCAAGGCTGCTACCTTCTGATGCCCACCGGGTCGATACAAATGGAAATGTTAATGATGTTCCTTTGGAAGAGATCATTGCCGGTGACCTGCTGCTTGTAAAGCCAGGTGAGAAGATCCCGGCGGATGGTGTGGTCGTTGAAGGAAATACCTCTGTCAATGAAGCTATGCTTACAGGTGAATCGAAACCCGTTACCAAAATTAAAGATAAGGAGGTCATCGGAGGTTCCATCAATGGCGAGGGAGCTATAAAGATCAAAGTGAAGAAAACAGGAGCCGGATCTTTCCTTTCCCAGGTAGTAGCACTTGTCAGGGAAGCCCAGGAAAGCAAATCTCATACCCAGGATCTTGCTGACAGGGCTGCCAAGTGGCTTACTATAATTTCCCTCAGTGTAGGTACTCTCACATTGTTGGTGTGGACTCTGCTTATCCAGGCCAATTTTGCATTTTCCCTGGAAAGAGCTGTTACAGTAATGGTAATAACTTGTCCTCATGCTCTGGGTCTTGCAATTCCTCTGGTAGTTGCCATATCCTCTGCGCTGGCAGCACGCAATGGCCTACTTATCAGGAACAGAGTAGCCTTTGAGAACGCTCGCAACCTGAATGCCATTATATTCGACAAGACCGGTACGCTGACACAGGGCAAGTTCGGAATAACTGAAACTGTTATTTTCGATGCCACAATGGATGAAAAAGAACTGCTCAAGTATGCCACTTCTGTGGAAGCTAATTCAGAACATCACATTGCCAGGGGAATAGCGGCATCAATGGAGGATATGTATAATGTAGAGGATTTCCTATCCATTCCTGGGAAAGGAGCCCAGGGAATGGTAGAAGGAAAGGAAGTAAAGGTAGTTAGCCCTGGATATCTGAGAGAACAGGGCATTAACGTTGAAAATGAAGTTGTGGACAAACTCAGATCCCAAGGCAAAACAGTTGTTTACGTCATGATGGATGGAATAGTGAAGGGTGCCATTGCCTTGGCTGATATCATCAGACCAGAATCTAAACTGGCAATTTCCACACTAAAAGAAATTGGAATCAAATGCATGATGCTTACCGGTGATAATGAACAAGTTGCAAGATGGGTTGCAGAAGAGATAGGACTGGACGAGTATTTTGCCGAGGTGCTGCCACAGGAAAAGGCTGCCAAAGTGAAAGAGGTACAGTCAAGAGGTCTTGTGGTTGCTATGACCGGAGATGGAGTGAACGATGCTCCTGCTCTTGCCCAAGCGGACATAGGGATCGCCATAGGAGCAGGGACCGACGTAGCTGTGGAAACAGCAGATATAATACTGGTCAAAAGCAATCCCAAAGATGTTGTTTCTATAGTCGTTCTCTCCCGAGCTACCTACAGAAAGATGCTTCAGAACCTCTTCTGGGCCACGGGATATAACGTGGTGGCAATACCACTAGCTGCCGGTGTACTGTACAATCAAGGGATATTACTATCTCCTGCGGTTGGAGCTGTCCTTATGTCCCTTAGCACTATAATTGTAGCTATAAATGCCAGGTTTTTGTCAATGACAGGATTACAAAATCCTGAACTTGATTTACACCCTTAA
- a CDS encoding KUP/HAK/KT family potassium transporter — MFNKRDLGGIIKSTGLVFGDIGTSPIYTLTVIFLLTAVTPANVIGVLSLIVWTLVILVTIEYSWLAMNLGKKGEGGTIVLKELLVPLLKPGRKVVIVTILSYIGISFLVGDGIITPAISILSAVEGIRIIQGFESIKQETLMLIAGVIAICLFSFQKKGTEKIAWIFGPLMVLWFLAIALSGIVSIFYTPSVLKAINPYYAINFLLHHGWAGFFVLSEVILCATGGEALYADMGHLGREPILKAWRLVFVALLLSYLGQGAFLIRNPDSHNILYEMIFQQAHFLYVPFFILSIMATVIASQAMISGMFSIAYQAITTRIAPLFKIEYTSDVIKSQIYISFVNWLLLIAVLFAILEFKESSRLAAAYGLTVTGTMVITGIMMTFIFYFKKQVVKTIISMCVTSVAMIFLISNSYKLSHGGYWSLLIALFCLSMILIYTNGQQKLYKSLSPMDINVFLKKYNLAYHFTNKIEGTALFFARSISNIPQYITHTMLDNGIVYKDNILVTIVILDNPFGVASLFKEKLADGLRTFEITMGYMEVIDLSEILKTAGIDEKTIFYGVEDIVTDNPAWKIFSIMKKMSPSFVQFHELSPDKIHGVVTRVEM; from the coding sequence GTGTTTAACAAAAGGGATCTCGGAGGGATTATTAAATCCACTGGACTTGTCTTTGGTGATATTGGTACAAGTCCTATTTACACGCTTACGGTTATCTTTCTTCTTACAGCCGTTACACCTGCTAATGTAATAGGAGTTCTGTCTTTAATTGTCTGGACACTTGTGATACTTGTAACCATCGAATATTCCTGGCTTGCTATGAACCTTGGAAAAAAAGGTGAAGGAGGAACTATTGTACTTAAAGAACTCCTTGTTCCTCTACTAAAGCCAGGTAGAAAAGTAGTGATAGTCACAATATTATCATATATTGGTATCTCATTCCTTGTTGGTGATGGCATAATAACACCTGCTATCAGTATACTCAGTGCAGTAGAGGGTATACGGATTATTCAAGGTTTTGAATCCATCAAACAAGAGACTTTGATGCTGATTGCCGGAGTGATTGCAATATGTCTTTTTTCTTTCCAGAAAAAGGGAACTGAAAAGATAGCATGGATATTCGGGCCTTTGATGGTTCTATGGTTTTTAGCTATTGCTCTCTCGGGTATTGTCTCTATTTTTTACACACCATCCGTTCTTAAAGCCATAAATCCATATTATGCTATAAATTTCCTGTTACATCATGGATGGGCAGGATTCTTCGTATTATCTGAAGTTATCCTGTGTGCAACCGGCGGTGAGGCATTATACGCCGACATGGGTCATCTTGGCAGAGAACCGATTCTAAAAGCCTGGAGATTAGTTTTTGTTGCACTGTTATTGTCTTACCTTGGACAAGGAGCATTCCTGATCAGAAATCCAGACTCCCATAACATACTGTATGAGATGATATTTCAACAGGCACATTTTTTGTATGTGCCTTTCTTTATCCTTAGCATCATGGCTACGGTGATAGCTTCCCAGGCTATGATCAGCGGCATGTTTTCAATAGCATATCAGGCAATAACTACCAGAATTGCACCACTTTTTAAAATAGAATATACTTCGGATGTAATTAAATCGCAGATCTATATCAGTTTTGTGAATTGGTTGCTTCTTATTGCTGTACTGTTTGCGATACTTGAGTTTAAGGAATCCAGCAGACTTGCTGCTGCATATGGATTGACTGTTACAGGCACAATGGTAATCACAGGCATAATGATGACCTTTATATTTTACTTCAAAAAACAAGTAGTAAAAACCATTATCTCTATGTGTGTAACATCTGTTGCAATGATTTTTCTCATTTCCAACTCGTACAAATTATCCCATGGAGGTTATTGGTCTCTTTTAATTGCGCTTTTTTGTCTGAGCATGATTCTAATTTATACGAATGGACAACAAAAACTTTATAAGTCTTTATCCCCCATGGACATAAATGTTTTTCTTAAAAAATATAACCTGGCATATCATTTTACAAACAAAATAGAGGGAACAGCCCTCTTTTTTGCCAGGAGCATAAGTAATATTCCCCAGTATATTACACATACTATGTTAGATAATGGGATAGTCTATAAAGATAATATTCTTGTTACTATTGTCATACTTGACAATCCTTTTGGTGTAGCAAGTTTGTTCAAGGAAAAACTTGCGGATGGATTGAGAACATTTGAAATAACAATGGGATATATGGAAGTGATAGACCTTTCAGAGATATTAAAAACTGCGGGAATAGATGAAAAAACAATATTCTACGGAGTTGAAGATATCGTAACTGATAATCCTGCGTGGAAAATATTCTCCATTATGAAAAAAATGTCGCCTTCTTTTGTGCAATTCCATGAACTCTCCCCAGATAAAATTCATGGTGTTGTCACGAGAGTAGAAATGTGA
- a CDS encoding DUF475 domain-containing protein produces MDLLSMIMIVGGLCLFETISSIDNAIINAQVLSTMGEKARRWFLIWGLFFAVFVIRGLLPWVIVWVSTPSLGPIGALTATFSNDPKVIEAIETAAPALLMGGGVFLLFLFLHWLFLEKKNFGICGEPYFMKKGVWFFAIVSIILSVIVWYSLKINYLIAFSAVIGSTAFFITHGFKENAEKSEKDLVQKNMSDMSKIFYLEIIDATFSIDGVIGAFAFTLSVPLIILGNGLGAFVVRELTIGNIDRIQKYMYLKNGAMYSILFLGMFMIMDGFGYHIPSYLSPMATFFIVIYFFYKSKKQLNTAEIDSSCLLKQE; encoded by the coding sequence ATGGATCTCCTATCAATGATCATGATAGTCGGTGGTTTATGCTTATTTGAAACTATCAGCAGTATCGATAATGCCATCATCAATGCTCAGGTGCTGTCTACCATGGGGGAGAAAGCACGCAGATGGTTTTTGATATGGGGACTATTCTTTGCGGTTTTTGTGATCCGCGGACTTTTACCATGGGTTATCGTATGGGTAAGTACACCTTCCCTAGGACCAATTGGTGCCCTTACTGCGACATTCAGCAATGATCCTAAAGTAATAGAAGCAATTGAAACCGCAGCTCCTGCTTTGTTGATGGGTGGCGGAGTATTCCTGCTGTTCCTGTTCTTGCACTGGCTGTTCCTGGAAAAGAAGAATTTTGGGATATGTGGAGAACCTTATTTTATGAAAAAAGGTGTCTGGTTCTTTGCTATCGTGTCAATAATACTATCCGTTATTGTGTGGTATAGTCTGAAAATAAACTATCTTATCGCTTTCAGTGCAGTAATTGGCTCAACTGCTTTTTTCATTACTCATGGATTCAAGGAGAATGCGGAAAAAAGTGAAAAAGATCTCGTCCAAAAAAATATGTCAGATATGAGCAAGATATTCTATCTGGAGATCATAGACGCAACTTTTTCTATAGATGGTGTCATCGGAGCATTTGCATTCACTCTCTCAGTGCCATTAATAATTCTTGGAAACGGACTCGGAGCTTTTGTAGTCAGAGAACTGACAATAGGCAATATCGATAGGATCCAGAAATACATGTATCTGAAGAACGGAGCAATGTATTCTATATTGTTCCTGGGCATGTTCATGATCATGGATGGTTTCGGATATCATATACCTTCGTATCTGTCGCCAATGGCAACATTCTTCATAGTGATCTATTTCTTCTATAAATCAAAGAAGCAACTCAATACTGCAGAAATCGATTCCAGTTGTTTGTTAAAACAAGAGTAA